From Rutidosis leptorrhynchoides isolate AG116_Rl617_1_P2 chromosome 3, CSIRO_AGI_Rlap_v1, whole genome shotgun sequence, a single genomic window includes:
- the LOC139899639 gene encoding callose synthase 3: MTTRGGGSGSSDQPPPPQRRIMRTQTAGNLGESIFDSEVVPSSLEEIAPILRVANEVEPSNPRVAYLCRFYAFEKAHRLDPTSSGRGVRQFKTALLQRLERENDPTLMGRMKKSDAREMQSFYRHYYSKYIQALQSAADKADRAQLTKAYQTANVLFEVLKAVNQTQAVEVDREILETHDKVAQKTEIYLPYNILPLDPDSANQAIMKYPEIQAAVVALRNTRGLPWPREYKKKNEEDILDWLQAMFGFQKDNVANQREHLILLLANVHIRQIPKPDHQPKLDERALNEVMKKLFKNYKKWCKYLDRKSSLWLPTIQQEVQQRKLLYMGLYLLIWGEAANLRFMPECLCYIYHHMAFELYGMLAGNVSPMTGENVKPAYGGDEEAFLTKVVTPIYDVIAKEANWSKVGKSKHSQWRNYDDINEYFWSVDCFRLGWPMRADADFFLEPVKSRESEKNGDSKPAVRNRRAAKVNFVEIRSYWHVFRSFDRMWSFFILCLQAMIIVAWNGDGNPTKVFDSAVFKKVLSIFITASILKLSQACLDVVFNWKARHCMPFYVKLRYLLKVVSAAAWVVILPVTYAYSSQDPAGFAQTIKGWFGNGSSSPSLFIVAVVAYLSPNMLAAVLFLFPFIRRYLESSDYRIVMLMMWWSQPRLYVGRGMHESTFSLFKYTTFWILLIITKLAFSYYLEIKPLVGPTKTIMNVHVNSYAWHEFFPRARNNIGVVVVLWAPIILVYFMDTQIWYAIFSTLFGGIYGAFRRLGEIRTLGMLRSRFESLPGAFNGCLIPPEKSDQVKKKGITATFSRNYDAVLPHKGKEAARFAQLWNKIITSFREEDLINNREMNLLLVPYWADRDLELIQWPPFLLASMIPIALDMAKDSNGKDRELKKRIEADSYMSCAVRECYASFRNIIKYLVRGERENRIITEIFKVVDEHIDAGDLVKEFKMSALPTLYDHVVRLINYLLTNKEEDRDQVVILFQDMHEVVTRDIMEDQYNFDGQGNEIDEQYQLFATKGAILFPTPESEAWKEKINRLYLLLTVKESAMDVPSNLEARRRISFFSNSLFMDMPSAPKVRNMLSFSVLTPYYTEEVLFSLHDLEVQNEDGVSVLFYLQKIFPDEWNNFLERMNCHSEDDLKGNDELEDQLRQWASYRGQTLTKTVRGMMYYRKALELQAFLDMAKDEDLMEGYKAIELNEDQMKGERSLWAQCQAVADMKFTYVVSCQQYGIQKRSGDLRAQNVLRLMTEYPSLRVAYIDEVEEPSKDTTKKVNNKVYYSALVKAMPNSNASETGQNLDQVIYKIKLPGPAILGEGKPENQNHAIIFTRGEGLQTIDMNQDNYMEEALKMRNLLQEFLKKHDDVRYPTILGLREHIFTGSVSSLAWFMSNQETSFVTIGQRLLANPLKVRFHYGHPDVFDRLFHLTRGGVSKASKIINLSEDIFAGFNSTLREGNVTHHEYIQVGKGRDVGLNQISLFEAKIANGNGEQTLSRDLYRLGHRFDFFRMLSCYFTTIGFYFSTLITVLTVYVFLYGRLYLVLSGLEKGLASSPAIRHNKPLQVALASQSFVQIGFLMALPMMMEIGLERGFRTALSEFILMQLQLAPVFFTFSLGTKTHYYGRTLLHGGAKYRATGRGFVVFHAKFAENYRLYSRSHFVKGIELMILLVVYQIFGESYRGAVAYLLITISIWFMVGTWLFAPFLFNPSGFEWQKIVDDWSDWNKWINNQGGIGVPPEKSWESWWEEEQEHLHYSGKRGTIFEILLALRFFIYQYGLVYHLSMTQRVTNKSVLVYAISWVVIFAILLVVKAVSFGRMKFSAKFQLVFRLIKGAIFIMFVSILVILIALPHMTLQDIIVCILAFMPTGWGLLLIAQACKPVVKSAGFWGSVRTLARGYEIVMGLLLFTPVAFLAWFPFVSEFQTRMLFNQAFSRGLQISRILGGHRKDRSARNKE, from the exons AAGTTGCACAGAAGACAGAAATCTATCTCCCGTACAATATACTGCCTCTCGATCCTGACAGTGCCAATCAAGCCATTATGAAATACCCAGAG ATTCAAGCTGCTGTTGTTGCTCTTCGTAACACGAGGGGTCTTCCATGGCCCAGGGAATACAAAAAGAAAAATGAAGAGGACATTCTTGATTGGCTTCAAGCTATGTTTGGGTTTCAg AAAGATAATGTGGCAAATCAACGGGAGCATCTGATTTTGTTGCTTGCAAATGTTCATATCCGGCAAATACCAAAACCTGATCATCAGCCCAAG TTGGATGAGCGTGCATTAAACGAGGTGATGAAGAAACTTTTCAAGAACTACAAGAAATGGTGCAAGTACTTGGACCGTAAAAGTAGTCTCTG GTTGCCGACAATTCAACAAGAAGTTCAACAACGTAAATTATTGTATATGGGTTTATATCTTCTTATCTGGGGCGAGGCTGCAAACTTGAGATTCATGCCTGAGTGCCTCTGTTACATCTATCATCAT ATGGCTTTTGAACTTTATGGTATGCTGGCTGGTAATGTGAGTCCGATGACTGGTGAGAACGTAAAACCAGCGTATGGAGGAGATGAGGAGGCTTTTTTGACTAAAGTGGTTACTCCTATTTATGATGTGATAGCAAAG GAAGCTAACTGGAGCAAAGTAGGGAAATCGAAACATTCGCAATGGAGAAATTATGACGATATAAATGAGTATTTCTG GTCGGTAGATTGTTTCCGGTTAGGTTGGCCAATGCGTGCTGATGCTGATTTTTTCCTTGAGCCTGTGAAATCTCGTGAATCTGAGAAAAACGGG GATAGCAAACCAGCTGTAAGAAACAGACGGGCTGCTAAAGTCAATTTTGTCGAGATTCGATCATATTGGCATGTTTTTAGAAGCTTCGACAGAATGTGGAGTTTCTTCATATTGTGCTTACAG GCTATGATTATTGTTGCTTGGAATGGGGATGGAAACCCGACCAAAGTCTTTGATTCTGCTGTTTTTAAAAAAGTACTGAGTATCTTTATAACTGCTTCAATATTGAAGCTCAGTCAAG CATGTCTTGACGTGGTATTTAATTGGAAGGCAAGGCATTGCATGCCATTTTATGTGAAGTTAAGATACCTTTTGAAGGTTGTATCAGCTGCTGCATGGGTTGTAATCTTACCCGTTACATATGCGTATTCATCACAAGATCCAGCTGGATTTGCTCAAACAATTAAAGGTTGGTTTGGAAATGGGTCAAGTTCCCCATCTTTGTTCATAGTGGCTGTAGTTGCCTACTTGTCACCCAACATGCTTGCTGCCGTGCTGTTTTTATTTCCCTTTATACGACGTTACCTTGAAAGTTCAGATTACAGAATTGTCATGCTTATGATGTGGTGGTCTCAG CCCCGGCTTTATGTTGGAAGGGGAATGCACGAGAGCACATTTTCTCTTTTCAA GTACACAACCTTTTGGATCCTCCTCATTATTACAAAGCTGGCTTTCAGTTACTATTTGGAG ATAAAGCCACTCGTGGGTCCTACAAAAACAATTATGAATGTTCATGTCAATTCTTACGCATGGCATGAGTTCTTCCCCCGGG CAAGGAACAATATTGGCGTGGTGGTCGTTCTCTGGGCTCCAATAATTCTT GTTTACTTTATGGATACCCAAATCTGGTATGCTATATTCTCTACTTTATTTGGAGGTATTTATGGGGCGTTCCGTCGTCTTGGAGAG ATTCGAACACTTGGAATGTTGCGGTCTCGTTTTGAGTCGTTACCTGGCGCGTTCAATGGTTGCTTGATTCCACCGGAGAAAAGTGATCAGGTGAAAAAGAAAGGAATTACAGCAACATTTTCTCGTAATTATGATGCG GTCCTGCCCCATAAAGGGAAAGAAGCTGCACGATTTGCTCAGTTATGGAACAAAATTATCACAAGTTTCCGAGAGGAAGATCTTATTAATAACAG GGAAATGAACCTTTTGCTTGTTCCGTATTGGGCAGACAGAGACTTGGAGCTAATACAGTGGCCTCCTTTTCTGTTGGCTAGCATG ATCCCTATTGCATTGGATATGGCGAAAGACAGCAATGGCAAAGATCGTGAGCTGAAAAAGAGGATTGAGGCTGACAGCTATATGTCATGCGCTGTTCGTGAATGCTACGCTTCATTCCGCAATATAATTAAGTATTTGGTTCGTGGCGAACGTGAGAATAG GATTATCACTGAAATATTTAAAGTGGTTGACGAACACATTGATGCTGGAGATTTGGTGAAAGAGTTTAAAATGAGTGCTCTCCCAACTCTCTATGACCATGTTGTCAGGCTCATCAATTACTTG TTAACAAATAAGGAGGAGGATCGGGATCAAGTTGTTATTCTTTTCCAGGATATGCACGAGGTTGTGACAAGAGACATAATGGAGGATCAGTATAA TTTCGATGGGCAAGGGAACGAAATCGATGAACAGTACCAGTTATTTGCAACTAAAGGAGCAATTCTGTTCCCCACCCCAGAATCTGAAGCTTGGAAAGAGAAA ATCAATAGGCTATACTTGCTTCTTACAGTGAAGGAGTCTGCCATGGATGTCCCCTCAAACTTGGAAGCTAGAAGGCGAATATCCTTCTTCTCTAATTCCTTATTTATGGACATGCCATCTGCCCCCAAAGTTCGCAATATGCTTTCATTCTC TGTACTCACGCCTTATTACACGGAGGAGGTTCTCTTTTCGTTGCATGATTTGGAAGTTCAGAACGAGGATGGTGTATCAGTCCTCTTCTATTTGCAAAAGATATTCCCAG ATGAGTGGAACAACTTTCTCGAGAGAATGAATTGCCACAGTGAAGATGATCTAAAAGGAAATGACGAATTAGAGGATCAGCTACGTCAATGGGCATCTTATAGAGGACAAACTTTGACCAAGACTG TTAGGGGAATGATGTATTATCGTAAAGCCTTGGAGCTTCAGGCTTTTCTTGATATGGCTAAAGACGAAG ATCTGATGGAAGGATACAAGGCGATTGAATTGAATGAGGATCAGATGAAAGGAGAAAGGTCATTGTGGGCCCAGTGTCAAGCAGTAGCAGATATGAAATTTACATATGTCGTGTCATGTCAACAATATGGTATTCAAAAGCGTTCAGGGGATCTTCGTGCACAAAATGTTTTGAGGCTTATGACAGAGTACCCATCTCTGCGTGTAGCTTACATTGATGAGGTCGAGGAGCCTAGCAAAGATACAACTAAGAAAGTAAACAACAAGGTTTATTACTCTGCTCTAGTCAAAGCCATGCCTAATTCCAATGCTTCTGAGACTGGCCAAAACTTGGATCAG GTTATATATAAGATAAAGTTGCCTGGACCTGCAATATTGGGAGAAGGAAAGCCAGAGAATCAGAACCATGCTATCATCTTTACACGTGGAGAGGGCTTGCAGACGATCGACATGAATCAA GACAATTACATGGAAGAGGCCTTGAAAATGCGGAACTTGCTTCAAGAATTTCTTAAAAAACACGATGATGTGAGATACCCTACAATTTTGGGACTTCGGGAACATATCTTCACTGGAAGTGTTTCATCTCTTGCGTGGTTCATGTCTAATCAAGAAACCAGTTTTGTCACCATTGGTCAAAGATTGTTAGCCAACCCTTTGAAGGTTCGATTTCACTATGGTCATCCAGATGTGTTTGATAGGCTGTTTCACCTTACAAGAGGGGGCGTGAGCAAAGCCTCCAAGATCATTAATCTAAGCGAGGACATATTTGCTG GTTTTAATTCTACACTCCGCGAAGGCAATGTCACACATCACGAATACATACAAGTTGGTAAAGGGAGGGATGTCGGTTTAAATCAAATATCCTTGTTTGAGGCTAAAATAGCCAATGGAAATGGGGAACAAACGCTTAGTCGTGACCTTTACAGGCTTGGACATCGTTTTGACTTTTTCAGGATGCTGTCATGTTACTTCACTACGATCGGTTTCTACTTTAGTACCCTG ATCACTGTACTGACTGTGTACGTGTTCCTTTACGGACGTTTATATCTTGTTCTTAGTGGACTTGAGAAGGGACTCGCTTCGTCACCTGCCATTCGGCATAATAAACCTCTTCAAGTGGCTCTCGCTTCACAATCTTTTGTGCAAATTGGATTCCTAATGGCTTTGCCTATGATGATGGAAATCGGTCTAGAACGAGGGTTCCGTACTGCATTAAGTGAATTCATTCTTATGCAATTGCAACTTGCTCCCgttttcttcacattttcactcggaACAAAAACTCACTACTATGGTCGAACATTACTTCACGGAGGGGCAAAATACAGGGCAACGGGTCGTGGGTTCGTCGTATTTCACGCAAAGTTTGCCGAAAACTACCGTCTTTACTCTCGTAGTCATTTTGTCAAGGGGATCGAGCTCATGATTTTACTTGTTGTGTATCAAATATTCGGTGAGTCGTATAGAGGGGCGGTTGCGTATCTTTTGATCACGATCTCGATTTGGTTTATGGTCGGCACATGGCTATTTGCTCCTTTTTTGTTTAATCCGTCTGGTTTTGAGTGGCAAAAGATTGTGGATGATTGGTCTGATTGGAATAAGTGGATAAACAACCAGGGTGGTATTGGTGTTCCGCCGGAAAAGAGTTGGGAATCATGGTGGGAAGAGGAACAAGAACATTTACATTATTCTGGGAAACGTGGTACAATATTTGAGATATTGTTGGCGTTACGTTTTTTCATTTATCAGTATGGGCTTGTGTATCATTTGAGTATGACTCAGCGTGTTACGAATAAGAGTGTCCTG GTTTACGCGATATCATGGGTGGTCATTTTTGCCATTTTGTTGGTGGTGAAG GCTGTATCGTTTGGGCGGATGAAGTTTAGTGCAAAATTTCAACTTGTTTTTAGGCTTATTAAAGGGGCGATCTTCATCATGTTCGTCTCTATTCTGGTGATCTTGATTGCGCTCCCCCATATGACACTGCAAGACATCATCGTCTGCATTCTCGCCTTCATGCCAACTGGCTGGGGTTTACTTTTG ATTGCACAAGCATGCAAACCGGTTGTGAAGTCAGCTGGATTCTGGGGATCGGTTAGGACACTTGCTCGTGGGTATGAGATAGTGATGGGTCTGCTGTTGTTCACCCCAGTTGCGTTTCTGGCATGGTTTCCTTTTGTTTCTGAATTTCAAACACGTATGCTGTTCAACCAAGCATTCAGCAGAGGTTTGCAAATATCTCGTATTCTTGGTGGCCATAGGAAAGATCGATCGGCTAGGAACAAAGAGTGA